In one Thermanaerovibrio velox DSM 12556 genomic region, the following are encoded:
- a CDS encoding methyl-accepting chemotaxis protein, with amino-acid sequence MRNLSIAKKLLVLGVGVTVLLGAMVLLVAYQSSSILNNQVNTLGLEMIGNSANQVDQYFSELKTLTLGIASGTAELLETGKAVTDDDLESVMSRYFKASAKELNVLEMYVGLESSGKVGTGGDWVEKPDYDARKRPWYIQAVQEDKVVLTAPYVDANTGGLVITVAVPVKASSGKLLGVAGIDVDLGVLSNMITSYRVFGKGYGFLLDREGNIVCHPKPEMIMKENITKASSMITPELAEAGRKMISGGLGFVDYKFQGEGRRTFYAPTKSGFILGVVFPSSELNAMVRSLAMRQLVMGIFTLVLVAGMLWGLSKSIVEPVRRITRALAKLGSLDLTRDPEEDWLKEAGRSNTEVGQMALSAVTLQEALRHAIGDIAQESDRAASAAENLAALSEEQVASVEEIKASIDQVASLMESNSAALQETNAGIEEVSSGAQQAANSATDGAEAASRMSVLSEQTVRQVEEVVKAIAGVGEESQRTFDRIQKVAESVSSISGFVNTIRSIADQTNLLALNAAIEAARAGEAGRGFAVVAEEVRKLAEESAMAAKEVEDLIAPLQANTEESLRATEQSKRSMEDTVRRAHESLDRLSEVLDQIKVINDAMQNIAATSEEQAAAAQEIAQGIDNATQGTINVVNTVEVIRHSTEETARASEAVAQEAQTLSHTADKLKGLVSKFRYGEAGLSLGPGGRV; translated from the coding sequence ATGCGAAACCTGTCAATAGCCAAGAAGCTCCTGGTTTTGGGGGTTGGGGTAACAGTCCTGTTGGGCGCCATGGTCCTGTTGGTGGCCTATCAGAGCAGCTCAATACTCAACAACCAGGTGAACACCCTGGGGCTTGAGATGATAGGCAACAGCGCCAACCAGGTGGATCAGTACTTCAGCGAGCTTAAGACCCTGACGCTTGGGATAGCGAGCGGCACCGCGGAGCTTTTGGAGACCGGCAAGGCGGTGACCGACGACGACCTGGAGTCGGTGATGTCCCGCTACTTCAAGGCTTCCGCGAAGGAGCTCAACGTGCTTGAGATGTACGTGGGGCTCGAGTCCTCCGGTAAGGTTGGCACCGGGGGCGACTGGGTTGAGAAGCCCGACTACGACGCCCGCAAGCGACCCTGGTACATCCAGGCGGTTCAGGAGGACAAGGTGGTGCTCACCGCCCCTTACGTGGACGCCAACACCGGTGGGCTTGTGATAACCGTAGCCGTACCGGTCAAGGCCTCATCGGGGAAGCTCCTCGGTGTGGCGGGCATAGACGTGGACCTGGGGGTTCTCTCCAACATGATCACCTCGTACAGGGTTTTCGGCAAGGGCTATGGGTTCCTCCTCGACAGGGAGGGAAACATCGTGTGCCACCCGAAGCCGGAGATGATCATGAAGGAGAACATAACAAAGGCCAGCTCCATGATAACCCCGGAGCTTGCGGAGGCGGGTCGGAAGATGATCTCCGGTGGCCTGGGCTTCGTGGACTACAAGTTCCAGGGGGAGGGCCGCAGGACCTTCTACGCCCCCACCAAGTCCGGTTTCATCCTGGGGGTGGTCTTCCCATCCTCGGAGCTCAACGCCATGGTCAGGAGCCTTGCTATGCGGCAGCTGGTGATGGGGATCTTCACGCTGGTCCTGGTGGCGGGGATGCTTTGGGGGCTTTCCAAGAGCATCGTGGAGCCCGTGCGCCGGATAACCCGGGCGCTTGCCAAGCTTGGGTCCTTGGACCTCACCAGGGATCCGGAGGAGGATTGGCTCAAGGAGGCAGGCAGGTCCAACACCGAGGTGGGACAGATGGCGTTGAGCGCCGTAACGCTTCAGGAGGCCTTGAGGCACGCCATAGGGGACATAGCCCAGGAGTCGGACCGGGCGGCGTCGGCGGCGGAGAACCTGGCGGCCCTGTCGGAGGAGCAGGTGGCGTCGGTGGAGGAGATAAAGGCCTCCATAGACCAGGTGGCGTCCTTGATGGAGTCCAACTCCGCGGCGCTGCAGGAGACCAACGCGGGGATAGAGGAAGTATCGAGCGGCGCCCAGCAGGCGGCGAACTCCGCCACGGACGGAGCGGAGGCGGCGTCTAGGATGTCGGTTCTTTCGGAGCAGACGGTGCGCCAGGTGGAGGAAGTGGTGAAGGCCATAGCGGGTGTTGGGGAGGAGTCCCAGAGGACCTTCGACCGGATCCAGAAGGTGGCGGAGTCCGTGAGCTCCATATCTGGTTTTGTGAACACCATAAGGTCCATAGCGGACCAGACGAACCTTTTGGCGCTGAACGCGGCGATAGAGGCGGCTCGTGCGGGCGAGGCGGGCCGTGGTTTTGCGGTGGTGGCGGAGGAGGTTCGCAAGCTGGCGGAGGAGTCCGCCATGGCGGCGAAGGAGGTAGAGGACCTCATAGCGCCGCTGCAGGCGAACACCGAGGAGTCCCTGAGGGCCACGGAGCAGTCGAAGAGGTCCATGGAGGACACGGTGCGCCGGGCCCACGAGTCCTTGGACCGTCTGTCGGAGGTTCTAGATCAGATAAAGGTGATAAACGACGCCATGCAGAACATAGCGGCCACGTCGGAGGAGCAGGCGGCGGCGGCGCAGGAGATAGCCCAGGGTATAGACAACGCCACCCAGGGGACCATAAACGTGGTGAACACCGTGGAGGTCATCCGGCACTCCACGGAGGAGACCGCGAGGGCCAGCGAGGCGGTGGCCCAGGAGGCCCAGACCTTGAGCCACACGGCGGACAAGCTGAAGGGTTTGGTGTCCAAGTTCCGGTACGGCGAGGCGGGCTTGAGCCTAGGACCGGGCGGAAGGGTTTAA
- a CDS encoding class II fructose-bisphosphate aldolase has product MVDVNKVSYRELLKRRPLNVQARFGGEDVALVSGRDVAEAMKEAGAIALAANARNALVIKGVLKGAKRCDAAVYLELAKSESTYCGANYENIPEYALEFSRELGHGVVFALHVDHYGIKGEEDVLKGVFHLQHIISRGFTSVALDASHLPDYDNLTATRDLADWIPSGLGLEVEVGEIKGAGELSTVEEALYFVGGLNAWGVFPDYLAISNGSLHGTYDASAGVVEGIDLNRTKEIADAIAPYGVAIAQHGISGTPLEKVKAFRQYGIRKGNVATLFQNVVFGLEMDQDTGNAVIKDGSYVKDPSRGVSAELWNRMVDWCDSKGMSRKSGDYKKLNLPFHDAIMNEPDHIKDRIVDEIAWWAERFIKAFGAEGTAEKVLEVALRRRDHNASPERKILGVRADFGPEKAPNSSSKGGGDYSD; this is encoded by the coding sequence ATGGTGGATGTTAACAAGGTTTCTTACAGGGAGCTGTTGAAGCGTCGTCCGTTGAACGTTCAGGCCCGTTTTGGCGGGGAGGACGTGGCTTTGGTGAGCGGCCGGGACGTGGCGGAGGCCATGAAGGAGGCGGGGGCCATAGCCCTTGCGGCCAACGCCAGGAACGCCCTGGTCATCAAGGGGGTTCTCAAGGGGGCCAAGAGGTGTGATGCGGCGGTGTACCTTGAGCTCGCCAAGTCTGAATCCACCTATTGTGGGGCCAACTACGAGAACATCCCCGAGTATGCCCTGGAGTTCTCTAGGGAGCTTGGTCACGGGGTGGTCTTTGCCCTCCACGTGGACCACTACGGCATCAAGGGGGAGGAGGACGTGCTCAAGGGGGTGTTCCACCTGCAGCACATAATATCCCGGGGTTTCACCTCCGTGGCGTTGGACGCGTCTCACCTTCCGGACTACGATAACCTCACGGCCACTCGGGACCTGGCGGACTGGATCCCCTCCGGGCTGGGCCTTGAGGTGGAGGTGGGGGAGATAAAGGGGGCCGGGGAGCTCTCCACCGTGGAGGAGGCCCTGTACTTCGTGGGGGGCCTCAACGCCTGGGGGGTGTTCCCCGATTACCTCGCCATATCCAACGGGAGCCTTCACGGCACCTACGACGCCTCCGCAGGGGTGGTGGAGGGCATAGACCTCAACAGGACCAAGGAGATAGCGGACGCCATAGCCCCCTATGGGGTGGCCATAGCCCAGCACGGCATATCCGGCACTCCCCTGGAGAAGGTCAAGGCCTTCAGGCAGTATGGCATAAGAAAGGGCAACGTGGCCACCCTGTTCCAGAACGTGGTCTTCGGCCTTGAGATGGACCAGGACACGGGCAACGCGGTGATAAAGGACGGCTCCTACGTGAAGGACCCCTCCAGGGGGGTTAGCGCGGAGCTGTGGAACCGCATGGTGGATTGGTGCGACTCCAAGGGCATGAGCCGCAAGAGCGGGGACTACAAGAAGCTCAACCTGCCCTTCCACGACGCCATAATGAACGAGCCGGACCACATCAAGGATCGCATAGTGGACGAGATAGCCTGGTGGGCGGAGCGTTTCATAAAGGCCTTCGGAGCCGAGGGCACCGCCGAGAAGGTGCTAGAGGTGGCCCTGCGCCGCAGGGACCACAACGCCTCCCCGGAACGCAAGATATTGGGAGTTAGGGCCGACTTCGGCCCCGAGAAGGCCCCCAACTCCTCCTCCAAGGGCGGCGGGGACTACAGCGACTAG